In a genomic window of Vigna angularis cultivar LongXiaoDou No.4 chromosome 6, ASM1680809v1, whole genome shotgun sequence:
- the LOC108319780 gene encoding uncharacterized protein LOC108319780 isoform X2 — protein MINILLFVLYLLISHVDYEVDGIRTTIKEDMELEKQFKLLNKSPIKTINTEFGDIIDCIDIFKQPALDHPLLKDHKLQLAEVSIPSLFGPYYGISGRNAIYNPQVHTKSQISMSHLWIQNGPTKFTNKISAGWHVVPQLYGDYSTRFYTSWTTDNFKKTGCYNILCAGFVQTSKEIYLGAPLGQPSVYGGPTYDFSQSISQDPVTKNWWIHVKRKFIGYFPAKLFTNMSSANEVGWGGRTRTASGTLSPQMGSGHLPDGNCSHSGYFRKVTIEGVKRIPYGPEIFQASSFTDKPNCFGVKYFGFLGPKFGNLIQFGGPGGNCGN, from the exons ATGATCAATATATTGTTGTTCGTCTTATATTTGTTGATTAGTCATGTTGATTATGAAGTTGACGGAATTCGGACTACAATAAAAGAAGACATGGAGTTGGAAAAACAATTTAAGCTTCTTAATAAGTCTCCTATAAAGACTATTAAT aCTGAGTTTGGAGATATTATTGATTGTATTGACATTTTCAAACAAccagcacttgatcatcctttACTGAAGGACCATAAATTACAG cttGCAGAAGTTTCCATTCCATCACTTTTTGGTCCTTATTACGGAATTAGTGGAAGAAATGCTATTTATAATCCACAAGTTCATACCAAATCTCAAATATCTATGTCTCATTTATGGATTCAAAATGGACCAACAAAATTTACTAACAAAATTTCGGCTGGATGGCAT GTGGTTCCTCAACTATATGGTGATTATTCAACCCGTTTCTATACTTCATGGACG ACAGATAATTTCAAGAAGACAGGATGCTACAACATTCTATGTGCAGGTTTTGTTCAAACAAGCAAAGAAATTTATCTTGGTGCACCTTTAGGCCAACCATCTGTCTATGGCGGACCAACTTATGATTTTTCCCAATCTATTTCACAG GATCCAGTGACCAAAAATTGGTGGATACATGTAAAACGTAAATTTATCGGATATTTTCCAGCAAAATTGTTCACCAACATGAGCTCTGCTAATGAAGTGGGATGGGGTGGAAGAACAAGAACTGCTTCTGGAACTCTTAGTCCTCAAATGGGATCTGGACAtcttccagatggtaattgttCTCATTCAGGTTACTTTAGAAAAGTGACCATTGAAGGTGTAAAAAGAATACCTTATGGACCTGAAATATTTCAAGCTTCTTCCTTCACCGACAAACCTAATTGTTTTGGTGTTAAATACTTTGGATTTTTAGGACCCAAATTTGGTAACCTTATTCAATTTGGAGGACCTGGTGGTAATTGTGgcaattaa
- the LOC108319780 gene encoding uncharacterized protein LOC108319780 isoform X1, producing MINILLFVLYLLISHVDYEVDGIRTTIKEDMELEKQFKLLNKSPIKTINTEFGDIIDCIDIFKQPALDHPLLKDHKLQRKLNFQNRIEKLNVNNSRVTSIFGLGKDECPTNTVPIMRITKDDLIRKKSVSNDHILVKDLPGVHLAEVSIPSLFGPYYGISGRNAIYNPQVHTKSQISMSHLWIQNGPTKFTNKISAGWHVVPQLYGDYSTRFYTSWTTDNFKKTGCYNILCAGFVQTSKEIYLGAPLGQPSVYGGPTYDFSQSISQDPVTKNWWIHVKRKFIGYFPAKLFTNMSSANEVGWGGRTRTASGTLSPQMGSGHLPDGNCSHSGYFRKVTIEGVKRIPYGPEIFQASSFTDKPNCFGVKYFGFLGPKFGNLIQFGGPGGNCGN from the exons ATGATCAATATATTGTTGTTCGTCTTATATTTGTTGATTAGTCATGTTGATTATGAAGTTGACGGAATTCGGACTACAATAAAAGAAGACATGGAGTTGGAAAAACAATTTAAGCTTCTTAATAAGTCTCCTATAAAGACTATTAAT aCTGAGTTTGGAGATATTATTGATTGTATTGACATTTTCAAACAAccagcacttgatcatcctttACTGAAGGACCATAAATTACAG AGAAAACTCAACTTTCAAAATAGGATTGAAAAGTTAAATGTCAATAATTCAAGAGTGACATCTATTTTTGGATTGGGCAAGGATGAATGTCCAACAAATACCGTTCCTATAATGAGAATAACAAAAGATGATCTTATTCGAAAAAAATCAGTGTCAAATGATCATATATTGGTTAAAGATCTTCCAGGTGTACAT cttGCAGAAGTTTCCATTCCATCACTTTTTGGTCCTTATTACGGAATTAGTGGAAGAAATGCTATTTATAATCCACAAGTTCATACCAAATCTCAAATATCTATGTCTCATTTATGGATTCAAAATGGACCAACAAAATTTACTAACAAAATTTCGGCTGGATGGCAT GTGGTTCCTCAACTATATGGTGATTATTCAACCCGTTTCTATACTTCATGGACG ACAGATAATTTCAAGAAGACAGGATGCTACAACATTCTATGTGCAGGTTTTGTTCAAACAAGCAAAGAAATTTATCTTGGTGCACCTTTAGGCCAACCATCTGTCTATGGCGGACCAACTTATGATTTTTCCCAATCTATTTCACAG GATCCAGTGACCAAAAATTGGTGGATACATGTAAAACGTAAATTTATCGGATATTTTCCAGCAAAATTGTTCACCAACATGAGCTCTGCTAATGAAGTGGGATGGGGTGGAAGAACAAGAACTGCTTCTGGAACTCTTAGTCCTCAAATGGGATCTGGACAtcttccagatggtaattgttCTCATTCAGGTTACTTTAGAAAAGTGACCATTGAAGGTGTAAAAAGAATACCTTATGGACCTGAAATATTTCAAGCTTCTTCCTTCACCGACAAACCTAATTGTTTTGGTGTTAAATACTTTGGATTTTTAGGACCCAAATTTGGTAACCTTATTCAATTTGGAGGACCTGGTGGTAATTGTGgcaattaa